In Gemmatimonadales bacterium, the following are encoded in one genomic region:
- a CDS encoding cystathionine gamma-synthase: MTRILPTDPQHRFATRSVHAGQVPEPLSGAVMTPIYQTSTYVQSALGVHKGYEYARTQNPTREALERNVASLEGGTHGFAFGSGLAALDNVLKLLRSGDHVVCGDNVYGGTHRLMERVYGEFGVRFSFVDMRGIDAIEAALTPATRMIYCETPTNPMMNLVDLAAVGDLTRAHGYLYVVDNTFATPFFQRPLEHGADIVLHSTTKYLNGHSDMVGGLLITSRDDLAERLGFLQNAAGGVPGPMDCWLALRGLKTLPLRMRQHDANGRRIAEWISRRSDVTRLYYPGLPSHPQHELACRQMSGFGGMISLDLGDAARARRFVERTRVFALAESLGGVESLIGHPASMTHASVPPALRQKLGLTDSLVRLSCGVEDAEDLIEDLDRAFAASAG; this comes from the coding sequence ATGACCCGGATTCTCCCGACAGATCCCCAGCACCGATTCGCCACCCGGTCGGTCCACGCGGGCCAGGTGCCCGAGCCGCTCTCCGGCGCCGTCATGACGCCCATCTACCAGACCTCGACCTACGTGCAGTCCGCGCTCGGAGTGCACAAAGGCTACGAGTACGCGCGGACCCAGAACCCCACCCGCGAGGCGCTCGAGCGCAACGTCGCCAGTCTGGAGGGCGGGACCCATGGGTTCGCCTTCGGCTCCGGGCTCGCCGCGCTCGACAACGTGCTCAAGCTGTTGCGTTCGGGCGATCACGTCGTCTGCGGGGACAACGTCTACGGCGGCACCCACCGGCTGATGGAGCGGGTCTACGGCGAGTTCGGGGTGCGATTCAGCTTCGTGGACATGCGGGGGATCGATGCCATCGAGGCCGCGCTCACCCCGGCCACACGGATGATCTACTGCGAGACTCCGACCAATCCGATGATGAATCTGGTCGACCTCGCCGCGGTGGGAGACCTGACCCGGGCCCACGGCTATCTCTACGTGGTGGACAACACCTTCGCCACGCCGTTCTTCCAGCGCCCGCTCGAGCACGGCGCGGACATCGTGCTGCACTCCACCACCAAGTACCTCAACGGCCATAGCGACATGGTCGGAGGCCTGCTGATCACCTCGCGGGACGATCTGGCCGAACGGCTGGGTTTCCTCCAGAACGCGGCGGGTGGAGTGCCCGGCCCGATGGACTGCTGGCTGGCGCTCAGGGGGCTCAAGACCCTGCCGCTCCGCATGCGGCAGCACGACGCCAACGGCCGTCGCATCGCGGAATGGATCAGCCGGCGCTCCGACGTGACGCGGCTCTATTATCCGGGACTGCCTTCCCACCCGCAGCACGAGCTGGCCTGCCGCCAGATGTCCGGCTTCGGCGGGATGATCTCGCTCGATCTGGGCGATGCCGCCCGAGCCCGGCGCTTCGTCGAGCGGACCCGCGTGTTCGCCCTCGCCGAGTCGCTTGGCGGGGTCGAGAGCCTGATCGGCCATCCCGCCAGCATGACTCACGCATCGGTGCCGCCGGCGTTGCGCCAGAAGCTGGGACTGACCGACAGTCTGGTCCGGCTGAGCTGCGGCGTGGAGGACGCGGAGGACCTGATCGAGGACCTGGACCGGGCCTTCGCGGCGAGCGCCGGGTGA
- the purD gene encoding phosphoribosylamine--glycine ligase — MRLLVVGGGGREHAICWSLRRENPDSDLYCAPGNPGTAELAVNLPIPADDLDRLADAADMHGIDLTVIGPEVPLARGLADRLRAEGRAVFGPSAAAAQIEASKAFSKELMAAAGVPTAGSRTFQDLPSALEYVDRHSEPLVVKASGLAAGKGAVVCATRGDAAAVVRAMLGEGKFGEAGRTVVVEDFLEGEEISVLALTDGMDVELLPVAQDHKRLLEGDGGPNTGGMGAYSPVSLATPALLEQVRRRVLHPTLEQLRSQGTPFTGVLYAGLMVDPTGELSVVEFNCRLGDPEAQVVLPLVSEGLTECVFRVARGEGVSPVVQRRDHASVTTVLASRGYPDTPEKGAAITIPDVLPAGVTVFHAGTTRGPDGVLRASGGRVLTVTAVAPTFGEAQRLSRGAAEGIEFEGKVFRRDIGWREAARRSAGEVPAPLLR; from the coding sequence GTGAGGCTTCTGGTCGTCGGCGGCGGGGGCCGGGAGCACGCCATCTGCTGGTCCCTCCGCCGGGAGAACCCAGACTCCGATCTCTACTGCGCACCGGGAAATCCGGGCACCGCGGAGCTGGCGGTCAACCTCCCGATCCCCGCCGACGACCTCGACCGGCTGGCCGACGCGGCCGACATGCACGGGATCGATCTCACCGTGATCGGCCCCGAGGTTCCACTCGCGCGCGGGCTGGCCGATCGTCTGAGAGCGGAAGGGCGCGCGGTCTTCGGGCCCAGTGCCGCGGCCGCCCAGATCGAGGCGTCGAAAGCATTCTCCAAGGAGCTCATGGCGGCCGCCGGCGTGCCGACCGCCGGAAGTCGCACGTTCCAGGACCTCCCCTCCGCACTGGAGTACGTCGACCGGCACTCCGAGCCTCTGGTGGTGAAGGCCTCGGGCCTGGCGGCCGGGAAAGGCGCCGTAGTCTGCGCCACCCGGGGAGATGCCGCGGCGGTCGTGCGGGCGATGCTGGGTGAGGGAAAGTTCGGCGAGGCGGGGCGGACCGTGGTGGTGGAGGACTTTCTCGAGGGTGAGGAGATCTCGGTCCTCGCCCTCACCGATGGCATGGACGTCGAGCTCCTCCCGGTGGCTCAGGACCACAAGCGGCTGCTCGAGGGCGATGGCGGCCCCAACACCGGCGGCATGGGGGCCTACAGCCCCGTGTCGTTGGCCACCCCTGCCCTGCTCGAGCAGGTGCGCCGGCGGGTGCTACACCCCACCCTCGAACAGCTCCGCAGTCAGGGCACTCCCTTCACTGGCGTGTTGTACGCCGGCCTCATGGTGGACCCGACAGGAGAGCTTTCGGTCGTGGAGTTCAACTGCCGGTTGGGAGATCCGGAAGCGCAGGTGGTGCTGCCGCTGGTGTCGGAAGGACTCACCGAGTGTGTCTTTCGGGTCGCGCGGGGCGAGGGGGTCTCGCCCGTCGTCCAGCGACGGGATCACGCCTCGGTCACCACGGTGCTCGCCTCCCGCGGCTACCCGGACACCCCTGAGAAGGGAGCGGCCATCACCATTCCGGATGTCTTGCCGGCCGGAGTGACGGTCTTTCACGCGGGCACCACCCGCGGACCGGACGGCGTCCTGCGAGCAAGCGGCGGGCGCGTCCTCACGGTGACGGCCGTAGCCCCGACGTTCGGCGAGGCGCAGCGCCTGAGCCGGGGTGCCGCCGAAGGGATCGAGTTCGAGGGGAAGGTCTTCCGCCGGGATATCGGCTGGCGGGAGGCGGCCCGACGGTCTGCTGGAGAGGTGCCCGCGCCGCTGTTGCGTTAG
- a CDS encoding M48 family metallopeptidase, with protein sequence MSTSVPAVRPRQSFAQIAAVSWEHPADRAALQTLRSVPGVDEIIRKVLALIGGERGVRLLFQGNAVRIGPAQFPKLWHMHNEVVTTFDWPTVPELYVSQTPFFNAGAYGIDKPFIVIHSAAVELLNDDELRVLLAHEMGHVMSGHALYRTIAAILALISLGALPVLASIAVLPVRLAFLEWSRKSELSSDRAGLLGAQDVVAAQSLDMKMAGGGRGEGFTAQLNVDAFMQQAHEYAASGEGLDVVYKVLSTLALTHPMHTVRAAELQRWVTSGEYERILRGEYVRRGPDAEERPLRDDLGAARSYYAGEARELATQVAEAAKRAAERARDAFRNAQKP encoded by the coding sequence ATGAGCACTTCCGTTCCCGCCGTACGCCCGCGCCAGAGCTTCGCCCAGATCGCGGCGGTCTCATGGGAGCACCCGGCGGACCGGGCGGCACTGCAGACCCTCCGCTCCGTCCCTGGTGTCGACGAGATCATCAGGAAGGTGCTGGCGCTCATCGGTGGCGAGCGCGGGGTGCGGCTGCTCTTTCAGGGGAACGCCGTCCGGATCGGCCCGGCGCAGTTTCCCAAGCTGTGGCACATGCACAACGAGGTGGTCACCACCTTCGATTGGCCCACCGTGCCCGAGCTGTACGTCTCCCAGACCCCCTTCTTCAACGCCGGCGCGTACGGCATCGACAAGCCGTTCATCGTGATCCACTCCGCGGCCGTCGAGCTGCTGAACGACGACGAGCTGCGGGTCCTCCTGGCGCACGAGATGGGACACGTGATGAGCGGCCACGCGCTGTACCGGACCATCGCGGCCATTCTCGCGCTCATCAGCCTGGGCGCGCTCCCGGTCTTGGCGAGCATCGCGGTGTTACCGGTGCGACTCGCTTTTCTCGAGTGGTCGCGCAAGTCGGAGCTCTCCTCCGACCGGGCGGGTCTGCTGGGCGCCCAGGACGTGGTGGCCGCACAGAGCCTGGACATGAAGATGGCCGGCGGCGGCCGGGGCGAGGGATTCACCGCCCAGCTCAACGTCGACGCGTTCATGCAGCAGGCCCATGAGTATGCCGCCAGCGGCGAAGGCCTGGACGTGGTCTACAAAGTCCTCAGCACCCTGGCGCTCACCCACCCGATGCACACCGTGCGTGCCGCGGAGCTGCAGCGCTGGGTCACCAGCGGCGAATACGAGCGGATCCTCCGGGGCGAGTACGTCCGGCGCGGACCCGACGCCGAGGAGCGCCCGCTGCGGGACGACCTGGGCGCGGCGAGGAGCTATTACGCGGGCGAGGCCCGTGAGCTCGCCACCCAGGTGGCCGAGGCAGCCAAGCGAGCCGCCGAGCGGGCCCGCGACGCCTTTCGGAACGCGCAGAAACCGTGA
- the glmM gene encoding phosphoglucosamine mutase encodes MPISDTLMISVSGMRGHVGTDLTPELVARHAAALGAWVRTSPLGQVASADRLSQRPAVVLGRDSRTSGPMFARAAAAGLMSVGVDVIDLGVVPTPTVQMAVEHHRAGAGLILTASHNPIEWNALKFVGPDGIFLDAESGERVRALAEEGPPRMGWDGIGRVREDPKAVERHLEAILALPMIGVTAIRNRRFHVAVDCVRGAGATAVPALLERLGCRMSGINLETDGQFPRAPEPIPENLGDLGRLVRESGAAIGFAVDPDVDRLALVDETGRPIGEDYTLAFAVRAVLNGRTSAAETPTVVANLSTSLVVEDAARAGGARLVRAPVGEANVARTIRDQGALIGGEGNGGVMLPALHIGRDAPLGLALILHLLASTGGTVSELVDAAPRYTIVKAKGPRSELRPLYRRLEKRFPDAEQDERDGLRLSWRDRWLHVRPSGTEPIVRLIAEAPTTADADALIEAARSLLH; translated from the coding sequence GTGCCGATCTCAGACACGCTCATGATCAGCGTCTCCGGCATGCGGGGGCACGTCGGCACCGACCTCACACCCGAGCTGGTGGCACGCCACGCGGCGGCACTGGGCGCCTGGGTGCGCACGTCCCCGCTGGGACAGGTCGCCAGCGCGGACCGGCTGAGCCAGCGCCCGGCGGTCGTGCTCGGCCGGGACAGCCGGACCAGCGGCCCGATGTTCGCGCGAGCCGCGGCGGCGGGCCTGATGTCGGTCGGGGTGGATGTGATCGACCTGGGCGTAGTGCCTACCCCGACCGTTCAGATGGCCGTGGAACACCATCGCGCGGGCGCGGGTTTGATCCTGACGGCGAGCCACAACCCGATCGAGTGGAACGCGCTCAAATTCGTCGGCCCGGATGGAATCTTCCTGGACGCCGAGTCGGGCGAGCGGGTGCGGGCGCTGGCCGAAGAAGGGCCTCCGCGGATGGGGTGGGACGGGATCGGCCGAGTGCGGGAGGACCCGAAAGCGGTCGAGCGGCACCTCGAGGCGATCCTGGCGCTGCCTATGATCGGCGTCACCGCGATCCGCAACCGGCGATTCCATGTTGCGGTCGATTGTGTCCGGGGTGCCGGCGCCACGGCCGTCCCAGCATTGCTGGAGCGCTTGGGGTGCAGGATGAGCGGGATCAACCTGGAGACGGACGGACAGTTCCCGCGGGCGCCGGAGCCGATCCCTGAGAACCTCGGTGACCTCGGACGCCTGGTGCGCGAGAGCGGCGCCGCGATCGGATTCGCGGTCGATCCGGACGTCGACCGGCTGGCGCTGGTGGACGAGACCGGCCGGCCGATCGGCGAAGATTATACCCTCGCCTTTGCGGTGCGAGCGGTGTTGAACGGGCGCACCAGTGCGGCGGAGACACCCACGGTCGTGGCCAACCTGTCGACCAGCCTGGTGGTGGAGGACGCCGCGCGAGCCGGCGGGGCGCGCTTGGTGCGGGCCCCGGTCGGGGAAGCCAACGTAGCCCGTACCATCCGGGACCAGGGCGCCCTGATCGGCGGCGAAGGCAACGGCGGAGTGATGCTGCCGGCCCTGCATATCGGGCGCGACGCGCCTCTGGGGCTGGCCCTGATCTTGCATCTCCTTGCCTCGACTGGGGGTACAGTGTCCGAGCTGGTCGACGCCGCACCCCGGTACACGATCGTCAAGGCGAAGGGTCCACGCTCGGAGCTCCGGCCGCTGTACCGGCGGCTGGAGAAGCGGTTTCCCGATGCGGAGCAGGATGAGCGGGATGGTTTGCGGTTGTCGTGGCGGGACCGCTGGCTTCACGTCCGGCCCTCGGGAACCGAGCCG
- a CDS encoding HD domain-containing phosphohydrolase has protein sequence MISPTSSVVTARCLVVDDDASVRRALARVVESHGLATLEASSGAEALALLQRDGEVPICISDIYMPEMDGVTFLREALRLYPDMAIIMLTGVAEVTTAVECLQLGALDYISKPVLIEEVRARVDKALEKRDLVLQNRFYQQNLEGRVRELDRRNKQSLINGVQTLVHALEAKDAYTSGHSTRVSRYAVKTAVQLGYTGERLEQIRLGGELHDIGKIGTREDILNKPGPLSPEEFEHIKGHVTLGERILAPSLAESPIVLQIVRSHHERLDGGGFPDGLQAEDIPVEARIVAVVDAFDAMTTNRAYRPSRTPADAVDELKRCAGTHFYPPAVDAFLRAFSDVSALPISL, from the coding sequence GTGATCTCCCCGACTTCCAGCGTCGTCACCGCGCGCTGCCTCGTTGTCGACGACGATGCCTCGGTCCGGCGCGCGCTCGCTCGCGTCGTCGAGTCCCACGGACTGGCCACCCTGGAAGCATCGTCCGGCGCCGAAGCGCTCGCGCTGCTGCAGCGCGATGGCGAAGTCCCCATCTGCATCAGCGACATCTACATGCCGGAGATGGACGGGGTCACCTTCCTGCGGGAGGCGCTGCGACTCTATCCGGACATGGCCATCATCATGCTCACCGGCGTGGCCGAGGTCACCACGGCGGTCGAGTGCCTCCAGCTCGGCGCGCTCGACTACATCTCCAAGCCGGTGCTGATCGAGGAGGTTCGGGCGCGGGTCGACAAGGCGCTGGAGAAGCGCGACCTCGTGCTGCAGAACCGGTTCTACCAGCAGAACCTGGAGGGCCGGGTCCGGGAGCTCGACCGCCGCAACAAGCAGTCGCTCATCAACGGAGTGCAGACGCTGGTCCACGCGCTGGAGGCGAAGGACGCCTACACCAGCGGCCATTCCACCCGGGTGAGCCGATACGCCGTCAAGACCGCCGTGCAGCTCGGCTACACCGGCGAGCGGCTGGAGCAGATCCGTCTGGGCGGGGAGCTGCACGACATCGGGAAGATCGGAACCCGGGAGGACATCCTGAACAAGCCGGGGCCGTTGAGTCCCGAGGAGTTCGAGCACATCAAGGGTCACGTGACGCTGGGCGAGAGGATCCTGGCGCCATCCCTCGCCGAATCGCCCATCGTCCTGCAGATCGTCCGCTCGCACCACGAGCGGCTCGACGGCGGCGGTTTTCCCGACGGGCTCCAGGCCGAGGACATCCCGGTCGAAGCGAGAATCGTCGCGGTGGTGGATGCGTTCGACGCCATGACCACCAACCGGGCGTACCGTCCGTCCCGCACGCCGGCCGACGCCGTCGACGAGCTCAAGCGCTGTGCCGGTACCCACTTCTACCCGCCGGCCGTGGACGCCTTCCTGCGGGCGTTCAGCGACGTCTCCGCTCTTCCCATCTCCCTCTGA